A stretch of Paenibacillus mucilaginosus 3016 DNA encodes these proteins:
- a CDS encoding ABC transporter ATP-binding protein, which produces MTKAIEITGLTKVYSNGRGISDLNLEIDTGDIFGFLGPNGAGKTTAMKMMAGLVKPDRGDVRIFGASVFEDYVQAMKPVGCMIETAESYPYMTANDNLKLFARFYPDIDQRRIDECLEITGMLKYKNEKSRKFSLGMKQRLGIAAAILSRPKLLVLDEPLNGLDVEGMLEMRKLIKRLSQDEGTTFFISSHLIHDVELTCNRIGVVYGGKLVNVDYTSSILSNYASLENYFVSEVDRSGRI; this is translated from the coding sequence ATGACCAAAGCCATCGAAATTACCGGCTTGACCAAGGTGTACAGCAACGGACGGGGGATCAGCGATCTGAATCTCGAGATCGATACGGGCGACATCTTCGGCTTCCTCGGCCCGAACGGCGCAGGCAAAACGACCGCGATGAAGATGATGGCGGGACTGGTCAAACCGGACCGCGGCGATGTGCGGATCTTCGGCGCCAGCGTCTTCGAGGACTACGTCCAAGCCATGAAGCCGGTGGGCTGCATGATCGAGACCGCCGAGTCGTATCCCTATATGACGGCGAACGACAACCTGAAGCTGTTCGCCCGGTTCTATCCGGACATCGACCAGCGTAGAATCGACGAATGCCTGGAGATTACCGGCATGCTGAAGTACAAGAACGAGAAATCCAGGAAGTTCTCCCTCGGGATGAAGCAGCGCCTCGGCATCGCGGCGGCGATCCTGTCGAGGCCGAAGCTGCTCGTTCTGGACGAGCCCCTGAACGGGCTGGACGTCGAGGGGATGCTCGAGATGAGGAAGCTCATCAAGCGGCTCTCCCAGGATGAAGGGACGACCTTCTTCATCTCGAGTCATCTGATCCATGACGTGGAGCTCACCTGTAACCGGATCGGCGTGGTATACGGCGGGAAGCTCGTCAACGTGGACTATACCAGCAGCATCCTCTCGAATTACGCATCGCTGGAGAATTATTTTGTTAGTGAGGTGGACCGCAGTGGCCGGATTTAA
- a CDS encoding Gfo/Idh/MocA family oxidoreductase, whose product MKRRKTYVIVGAGGRSRFFCSAIATDYRDTSELLALCDVNQTRMDYANRQLTEKYGCPAAATYKAEDFDRMLLEQKPDTVIVTSVDRTHHTYIIRALEKGCEVITEKPMTVDEDKCAEILEAVHRTGGKVRVAFNYRYAPHHTKVRELIGQGAIGEVFSVHFEWLLNTKHGADYFRRWHRDKRNSGGLLVHKSTHHFDLVSYWIGSAPDSVFAYGDLLFYGRENAERRGVTRFYDRATGHPAAEDDPFALHLDRNGRLKAMYLEAEHEDGYKRDLSVFSDGISIEDTMGVLVRYRNRAILTYALHAYSPWEGYRIAINGSRGRLEMEIIEQSYVNSGGDKALEGALKNKSLRIWPMFGAPYEVEVEQGQGGHGGGDPALLRDLFGEPADDPYHRAANHEDGARSILVGIAANHAIRTGRPVLVDDLIKLPQTRESR is encoded by the coding sequence ATGAAACGCAGAAAAACCTATGTGATTGTCGGGGCAGGTGGGAGATCGCGATTCTTCTGCTCGGCGATCGCTACCGATTACAGGGACACCTCGGAGCTGCTCGCGCTGTGCGATGTCAATCAGACCCGGATGGACTATGCCAACCGGCAGCTCACGGAGAAATACGGCTGCCCGGCGGCGGCCACCTACAAGGCGGAGGACTTCGACCGCATGCTCCTCGAACAGAAGCCGGATACGGTGATCGTCACCTCCGTGGACCGCACCCATCATACCTACATTATCCGGGCGCTGGAGAAGGGCTGCGAAGTCATCACCGAGAAGCCGATGACCGTGGATGAAGACAAATGCGCCGAGATCCTGGAGGCCGTACACCGGACAGGAGGCAAAGTGCGGGTCGCATTCAACTACCGGTATGCACCCCACCATACGAAGGTACGGGAGCTGATCGGACAGGGAGCCATCGGCGAGGTGTTCTCCGTTCACTTCGAATGGCTGCTGAACACGAAGCACGGAGCCGACTATTTCCGCCGCTGGCACCGGGACAAGCGGAACAGCGGCGGACTGCTCGTGCACAAGTCGACCCACCACTTCGACCTTGTCAGCTACTGGATCGGTTCGGCCCCCGACTCCGTGTTTGCTTACGGGGACCTGCTCTTCTATGGGCGGGAGAATGCGGAGCGGCGGGGCGTGACCCGCTTCTACGACCGCGCAACAGGGCATCCGGCGGCCGAGGACGATCCGTTCGCCCTGCATCTGGACCGCAATGGGCGCCTCAAAGCGATGTATCTGGAAGCCGAGCACGAGGACGGCTATAAGCGGGATCTCAGCGTCTTCAGCGACGGAATCTCCATTGAGGATACGATGGGGGTGCTGGTCCGTTACCGTAACCGGGCCATCCTGACCTATGCCCTGCACGCATACAGCCCGTGGGAAGGATACCGCATAGCGATCAACGGGAGCAGGGGGCGGCTGGAGATGGAGATCATCGAGCAGTCCTATGTGAATTCAGGCGGGGACAAAGCGCTCGAAGGCGCGCTCAAGAACAAATCGCTGCGGATCTGGCCCATGTTCGGCGCACCGTACGAAGTGGAAGTGGAACAGGGGCAGGGCGGTCATGGAGGAGGCGATCCGGCACTGCTCCGGGATCTGTTCGGCGAGCCGGCCGATGATCCTTACCACAGGGCTGCGAATCACGAAGACGGAGCCCGGTCCATTCTCGTCGGCATCGCGGCCAATCACGCGATCCGAACAGGCCGGCCCGTACTTGTGGACGATCTGATCAAGCTGCCGCAGACAAGGGAAAGCCGATAA
- a CDS encoding ABC transporter permease encodes MAGFKAAFINEAFKLLKKKKIIAAAILSILAVVIGQIAVTSIKHGLGLRVAGSTEFPFVVLTLFTYTILPLFATFVAIDMFSGEFSSNTMKITLTRPVSRFGVFSAKVLNVALFIAANLAFVMVLSLLAGFLFNMSSVSLTGIVRVILSYMATFFPVFVFSLLVVLLSNVLRGGLAVFFLSVIAFAALNFLGILFSGYSSFFITSMFDWYTLWISETVNVFKILRQLFIMTGCGIMLFTAGFYLFDNKDI; translated from the coding sequence GTGGCCGGATTTAAAGCCGCATTCATCAATGAAGCCTTCAAGCTGCTCAAGAAGAAAAAAATCATCGCGGCCGCGATCCTGTCCATTCTTGCCGTTGTCATCGGACAAATTGCCGTGACTTCCATCAAGCACGGGCTGGGTCTTCGGGTGGCGGGGAGCACCGAATTTCCGTTCGTGGTGCTGACGCTGTTTACATACACGATCCTGCCGCTGTTCGCCACGTTCGTGGCCATCGATATGTTCAGCGGCGAATTCTCATCCAACACGATGAAAATCACGCTCACCCGTCCGGTGTCCCGGTTCGGGGTGTTCAGTGCGAAGGTCCTGAACGTAGCGCTGTTCATTGCGGCGAATCTCGCCTTCGTCATGGTGCTGTCCCTGCTGGCCGGCTTCCTGTTCAACATGTCGTCCGTCTCCCTGACCGGCATCGTCAGGGTCATCCTGTCTTACATGGCGACGTTCTTCCCGGTGTTCGTGTTCTCGCTGCTGGTCGTTCTGCTCTCCAACGTGCTGCGCGGAGGGCTTGCGGTATTCTTTCTCTCCGTCATCGCCTTCGCCGCGCTGAACTTCCTGGGCATCCTGTTCTCGGGCTATTCGAGCTTCTTCATTACTTCCATGTTCGACTGGTATACACTCTGGATCTCCGAGACGGTGAATGTGTTCAAGATCCTCCGCCAGCTCTTTATCATGACCGGCTGTGGTATAATGTTGTTCACCGCAGGCTTCTACCTGTTCGACAACAAGGATATCTAG
- a CDS encoding OmpL47-type beta-barrel domain-containing protein — MKRSIRTLLAALMLWSATILPAMAEPSAQAEVIAVYDRSSGMVEISGRAGAAEGARVAVQVRGPQNRLDYMDQGLTGPGGTFRFRYMPAEHEPGTYRVVIGGEAGAEPASASFSLAAGSAAAEELRAALSPEQPDGSGGWYVTPVTVTLQAAGVDAGAPPEYRVNQGQWQSYGAPFTLGTDGEHRIEFRHTGGEAENARLYSASVKLDTTAPVTTAQIAPSAGPAAEGRSPSQTIRLQAEDNLSVTRSVYRIDGGPWNAYSHPVTAAVYGSGRFEYRSFDEAGNTEEVRSLVQGTGQPAAQAPAADSPVLRLRVVTDPAILRPADGRMIPVTASVYGEHESGLHSYSLESITADVPLPEEDIEGASIGAFDPSFLLRAVPGRRYLITYTALDAAGRQVRSSVDLAVPSMPDAAREPGSAPAAPMAERVEGG, encoded by the coding sequence GTGAAACGAAGCATTCGTACACTGCTGGCAGCGCTGATGCTGTGGTCGGCGACGATACTCCCCGCGATGGCGGAGCCGTCCGCACAGGCGGAGGTTATCGCTGTCTACGACCGGAGCAGCGGCATGGTTGAGATCTCGGGCAGAGCCGGCGCCGCGGAAGGGGCGAGGGTCGCCGTCCAGGTCCGCGGCCCGCAGAACCGGCTGGACTACATGGACCAGGGACTCACGGGACCCGGGGGCACGTTCCGGTTCCGGTATATGCCTGCTGAACACGAACCGGGTACGTATCGTGTCGTGATAGGGGGCGAAGCCGGTGCGGAGCCGGCTTCCGCCTCCTTCTCCCTGGCGGCCGGAAGCGCTGCTGCGGAGGAGCTTCGGGCGGCACTGTCGCCTGAGCAGCCTGACGGCAGCGGAGGCTGGTATGTCACACCGGTTACGGTCACGCTCCAAGCCGCCGGGGTGGATGCAGGTGCTCCCCCGGAGTACCGGGTCAATCAGGGACAGTGGCAGTCCTACGGCGCTCCCTTTACCCTGGGTACGGACGGGGAGCACCGGATCGAATTCCGCCATACTGGTGGTGAAGCGGAGAATGCTCGGCTATACTCGGCTTCCGTCAAGCTGGACACAACGGCACCGGTCACGACAGCGCAGATTGCCCCTTCGGCGGGCCCGGCTGCTGAGGGGCGTTCCCCTTCTCAGACCATCCGGCTGCAGGCCGAGGATAACCTGTCGGTAACCCGCTCCGTCTACCGGATCGACGGGGGCCCTTGGAACGCTTATTCCCATCCGGTTACGGCAGCTGTGTATGGAAGCGGGCGGTTCGAGTACCGGAGCTTCGATGAAGCCGGCAACACCGAAGAGGTGAGGAGTCTCGTGCAGGGAACCGGTCAGCCGGCAGCACAGGCACCGGCAGCCGATTCGCCGGTGCTCCGCCTCCGCGTGGTGACGGACCCTGCCATACTGCGGCCTGCGGACGGCCGGATGATCCCGGTCACGGCTTCGGTGTATGGGGAGCACGAATCCGGTCTTCATTCCTACTCCCTGGAATCGATCACCGCGGACGTTCCCCTTCCCGAGGAGGATATCGAAGGGGCTTCCATCGGCGCCTTCGACCCAAGCTTCCTTCTGCGGGCTGTGCCGGGCCGCCGCTACCTGATTACCTACACGGCGCTGGACGCGGCAGGCCGCCAAGTGAGAAGCTCGGTTGATCTGGCGGTTCCGTCCATGCCGGATGCGGCAAGGGAGCCCGGCAGTGCCCCGGCAGCTCCCATGGCGGAGCGGGTTGAAGGCGGCTGA
- a CDS encoding dihydrodipicolinate synthase family protein — protein sequence MRRKLQGGVWPTMLTPFTKEDKVDYEALGRLVEWYIDRGVHGLFAVCQSSEMFRLTLGERAGIAEFVVKKAAGRVPVVASGHIADSPEDQAAELTVMAGTGIDALVLITNRLAGPGDPDEVMAEQLQRLIERLPQDLPLGMYECPYPYKRLISPELLKWCADSGRFQFLKDTCCDLETLRLRMDAVRGSGLQIYNANSATLLESLPLGIAGYSGVMANFHPELYVWLLNRFREEPEETGGLMDFLSVAAWVEKQLYPVSAKYYLKLEGVLDHWSARTADARDLTATHRLELEQLRRLTETYRRRITQ from the coding sequence ATGAGGAGGAAGCTGCAGGGGGGTGTCTGGCCCACCATGCTGACACCGTTTACAAAAGAGGACAAAGTGGATTATGAAGCACTCGGCCGCCTCGTGGAGTGGTATATCGACAGAGGCGTCCACGGGCTGTTCGCGGTCTGCCAATCCAGCGAAATGTTCCGGCTGACGCTCGGGGAGCGGGCGGGCATTGCTGAGTTTGTCGTTAAAAAGGCGGCCGGCCGCGTACCGGTAGTGGCCTCGGGCCACATTGCCGATTCGCCGGAAGACCAGGCCGCCGAGCTGACCGTAATGGCCGGCACCGGCATCGACGCGCTGGTGCTCATCACGAACCGTCTGGCCGGCCCGGGAGATCCGGACGAGGTGATGGCGGAGCAGCTGCAGCGGCTCATCGAACGGCTGCCGCAGGACCTGCCTCTCGGGATGTACGAATGCCCTTATCCGTACAAGCGGCTGATCTCGCCCGAGCTGCTGAAGTGGTGTGCGGACTCGGGGCGCTTCCAATTTCTCAAAGATACATGCTGCGATCTGGAGACGCTGCGTCTTAGGATGGACGCCGTGCGGGGCAGCGGCCTGCAGATCTATAACGCCAACTCCGCGACGCTGCTCGAATCGCTTCCGCTCGGCATTGCCGGCTACAGCGGGGTGATGGCGAATTTCCATCCGGAGCTGTACGTCTGGCTGCTGAACCGCTTCAGGGAGGAGCCCGAGGAAACCGGCGGGCTGATGGACTTTTTGTCGGTGGCCGCATGGGTTGAGAAACAGCTGTATCCCGTCAGCGCCAAGTATTATCTGAAGCTCGAAGGCGTCCTGGATCACTGGTCGGCCCGCACGGCGGACGCCCGGGACCTGACTGCCACACACCGGCTGGAGCTGGAGCAGCTGCGCCGGCTGACCGAAACCTATCGGAGGAGGATCACCCAATGA
- a CDS encoding L-fucose isomerase: MTKVHTANRLQGSMPKIAIRPVIDGRRGGIRESLEEVTMELARAVSGLLSARLRHANGLPVECVIADTCIGGVAEAAAAEEKFAREGAGVSITVTPSWCYPTETMDTDPFRPKAVWGFNGTERPGAVYLAAVLAAHNQAGLPAFGIYGRDVQDMGDTSIPDDVQEKLLRFAKAGLAAATMRGKSYLSMGSVSMGIAGCIADEPFFRRYLGMRNEYVDMSEFIRRMEREIYDPEEFVRALEWTRTHCREGEDVNPPALRRSRSQKDADWETVVKMALIARDLMVGNPALDRLGYGEEALGRNAIAAGFQGQRAWTDHYPNGDFMEAVLTSSFDWNGIREPYMLATENDTLNGVTMLFGHLLTDAAQIFADVRTYWSPDAVKRVTGYELQGSTAHGLIHLINSGPAALDGTGRMRKDGLPVMKPFWEITEEEVQACLEAVQWCPAVDFFRGGGFSTDYTTSAGMPVTMARINLVHGLGPVLQLAEGVTVELPDEVHRKLDERSNPTWPTTWFAPNLTGTGAFRDVYTVMNHWGSNHAAVSCGHIGADLITLASILRIPVAMHNVPSERLLRPSAWGAFGTEDTTGADFRACANFGPLYG, from the coding sequence ATGACCAAAGTACATACAGCCAACCGCCTGCAGGGAAGCATGCCGAAAATCGCGATCCGGCCGGTCATCGACGGCCGGCGGGGAGGCATCCGCGAATCGCTGGAGGAGGTGACGATGGAGCTGGCCCGCGCCGTGTCCGGTCTGCTCTCCGCCCGGCTCCGGCACGCGAACGGGCTTCCTGTGGAGTGCGTCATCGCCGACACCTGCATCGGGGGCGTCGCGGAAGCCGCCGCGGCAGAGGAGAAATTTGCCCGCGAAGGAGCGGGAGTCTCCATCACGGTGACGCCTTCATGGTGTTATCCGACCGAAACGATGGATACGGACCCGTTCCGGCCGAAGGCGGTCTGGGGCTTCAACGGGACGGAGCGCCCCGGAGCCGTGTATCTCGCCGCCGTTCTGGCCGCGCATAACCAGGCCGGGCTGCCGGCCTTCGGCATCTACGGCCGCGACGTGCAGGACATGGGCGACACGTCGATCCCGGACGACGTGCAGGAGAAGCTGCTGCGCTTCGCCAAGGCGGGGCTTGCCGCGGCCACCATGCGCGGCAAGTCGTATCTGTCCATGGGCTCGGTGTCGATGGGGATCGCCGGCTGCATTGCCGATGAGCCCTTTTTCCGGCGGTATCTCGGCATGCGCAACGAATACGTCGATATGAGTGAGTTCATCCGGCGGATGGAGCGGGAGATCTACGACCCGGAGGAGTTCGTGAGAGCCCTGGAGTGGACTCGTACGCACTGCCGGGAAGGGGAGGATGTGAACCCTCCCGCCCTGCGGCGCAGCCGCAGCCAGAAGGACGCCGATTGGGAGACCGTCGTGAAGATGGCGCTCATCGCCCGCGACCTGATGGTCGGCAACCCGGCGCTTGACCGGCTCGGCTACGGCGAGGAGGCGCTTGGCCGCAATGCGATTGCCGCCGGCTTCCAGGGCCAGCGGGCATGGACGGATCATTATCCGAACGGGGACTTCATGGAGGCGGTGCTGACGAGCTCCTTCGACTGGAACGGCATCCGGGAGCCGTATATGCTGGCCACGGAGAACGACACCCTGAACGGCGTCACGATGCTCTTCGGCCATCTGCTGACGGATGCCGCCCAGATCTTCGCCGATGTAAGGACGTATTGGAGCCCGGATGCCGTGAAGCGCGTGACAGGTTATGAACTTCAGGGCAGCACCGCGCACGGCCTCATCCACCTCATCAATTCGGGCCCGGCGGCGCTGGACGGAACGGGCAGGATGCGGAAGGACGGACTCCCGGTTATGAAGCCGTTCTGGGAGATTACGGAGGAGGAGGTGCAGGCCTGCCTGGAGGCCGTGCAGTGGTGCCCCGCCGTCGACTTCTTCCGGGGCGGCGGCTTCTCCACGGATTATACGACGTCAGCCGGCATGCCGGTAACCATGGCGCGCATCAACCTGGTGCACGGCCTTGGTCCCGTACTGCAGCTGGCCGAGGGCGTCACGGTCGAGCTGCCGGATGAGGTGCACCGGAAGCTCGACGAGCGGAGCAACCCGACCTGGCCGACGACCTGGTTCGCCCCGAACCTGACGGGCACAGGTGCCTTCCGCGATGTGTATACGGTCATGAACCACTGGGGCTCGAACCACGCGGCGGTCAGCTGCGGGCATATCGGAGCGGATCTCATCACGCTGGCCTCCATCCTCCGGATTCCGGTGGCGATGCACAACGTTCCGTCCGAGCGGCTGCTGCGGCCCAGCGCCTGGGGAGCCTTCGGCACGGAGGACACAACGGGCGCCGACTTCCGGGCCTGCGCGAATTTCGGCCCGTTGTACGGGTAA
- a CDS encoding sensor histidine kinase: protein MQLTKRFFLMNTLAVLLSIALTALAAVIFVAVYTELFGREAQIRQWERAFEVRTGLSEIQREAMTRDFGGVADPSYQQELSQRVKALGAHAILLKNREVLFATRTFSRPDVEKSLLLTAVSPHEDTVELDGTTYLIARASYELPSGEDGVLLLLAPLKLNTSFYLLLGSFVVGFFVLTFLLLNAWVSYRFSRGIILPVTRLRNAAVHISRGDLDFGIAEEGDDEVRELCRTLELMRIKLKESVYLQQKYDENRNFLVSSISHDLKTPVTSIKGYIEGIIDGVARTPEKRAEYLETARSKAVLVNTMIDDLLLYSKLDLQQLPYHFERTDLYRYFEDCAAEYRHEFDLAGITLEFVSELSAPAAVYIDRERLKRVIQNILDNAAKYVNQADGRVELRLRETRTSAIIEIRDNGPGIPEGDLPHIFDRFYRVDASRKNADGSGLGLAIAKQIVEGHGGTIWARSAPGEGTRIMISLKKSGMGETT from the coding sequence ATGCAGTTAACCAAACGCTTCTTCCTGATGAATACGCTGGCCGTCCTGCTCTCCATTGCGCTGACGGCTCTGGCGGCTGTCATTTTTGTGGCCGTGTATACGGAGCTGTTCGGCCGGGAAGCCCAGATCCGGCAGTGGGAGAGGGCCTTCGAGGTACGGACGGGCTTAAGCGAGATTCAGCGGGAAGCGATGACCCGGGATTTCGGAGGGGTGGCAGACCCCTCGTATCAGCAGGAGCTGTCCCAGCGGGTGAAGGCGCTCGGTGCCCATGCCATCCTCCTGAAGAACAGGGAGGTGCTGTTCGCCACCCGAACGTTCAGCCGGCCCGATGTAGAGAAAAGTCTGCTGCTGACCGCCGTGAGCCCCCATGAAGACACCGTAGAGTTGGACGGTACGACTTACCTGATTGCCCGCGCTTCTTACGAGCTCCCTTCAGGAGAAGACGGGGTGCTGCTGCTCCTCGCTCCGCTAAAGCTGAATACCTCCTTTTATCTTCTGCTCGGCAGCTTTGTTGTCGGCTTTTTCGTGCTGACGTTCCTCCTGCTGAACGCCTGGGTGTCCTACCGCTTCTCGCGCGGGATCATCCTGCCGGTCACGAGGCTGAGGAACGCCGCTGTCCACATCAGCCGCGGGGACCTCGACTTCGGGATCGCCGAAGAGGGGGACGACGAGGTGCGGGAGCTGTGCCGGACGCTCGAGCTCATGCGGATCAAGCTGAAGGAATCGGTCTATCTGCAGCAGAAATATGATGAGAACCGCAATTTCCTGGTATCGAGCATCTCCCACGATCTGAAGACGCCGGTTACCTCGATCAAAGGGTATATCGAAGGGATCATCGACGGGGTGGCAAGAACCCCCGAGAAGAGGGCGGAGTACCTCGAGACCGCCCGTTCCAAGGCCGTGCTGGTAAACACGATGATCGACGATCTGCTGCTGTATTCGAAGCTCGATTTGCAGCAGCTGCCGTACCATTTTGAACGGACGGATCTCTACCGTTACTTCGAGGACTGCGCCGCTGAATACCGCCATGAGTTCGACCTCGCCGGGATCACGCTTGAATTCGTAAGCGAGCTGAGCGCGCCGGCAGCGGTGTATATCGACCGCGAACGATTGAAGCGGGTGATCCAGAATATTCTCGACAACGCGGCCAAATACGTGAACCAGGCGGACGGAAGAGTGGAGCTCCGGCTGAGGGAGACCCGCACTTCGGCCATCATAGAGATCCGAGACAACGGGCCGGGCATCCCGGAGGGGGATCTTCCCCATATTTTCGACCGGTTCTACCGGGTGGACGCTTCCCGCAAGAATGCCGACGGAAGCGGGCTCGGGCTCGCGATCGCCAAGCAGATCGTGGAAGGGCACGGGGGGACGATCTGGGCCCGCAGTGCTCCGGGGGAAGGCACCCGGATCATGATCTCGCTGAAGAAGAGTGGAATGGGAGAGACGACTTGA